In one Culex quinquefasciatus strain JHB chromosome 2, VPISU_Cqui_1.0_pri_paternal, whole genome shotgun sequence genomic region, the following are encoded:
- the LOC119766264 gene encoding uncharacterized protein K02A2.6-like: protein MRAYTGVAGHSQPFKLTKFFVVRGTELSLLGFGTSQELGLIRLGPLSEGETQSTGVQNEGVYSVNADVSEFPKVKLDPVKFKVDESVTPRQIIRYNIPKAFENATTERLRAMEIRNIIERADKEDDVITHVSPLVLVPKGTNDFRIVVDYRAVNKAIIREPYPMPSLEKIWAEIPNGTVYFSKLDLRDAYFHIELDESVRHFTTFMTANGLMRFTRLPFGLANAPELFQRSMEKLMSKCKNIIVYLDDILVYGRTLAELRANVAVVKETLEGNNLTINEDKSVYDQQSVEFLGFTIDGSGILPTDKKISDIRLFQRSRNTSELRSFLGMMTFISPFIPNFAHKTKPLRELLSTEAKFEWSEERQAAFEALKDAAENDLVKRGFFNENDPTVLYTDASPWGIAGVLTQQASDGEERRIIACASKSLTVAECRYPQLHREALAIIWAMERFAYYLLGRWFTLRCDSEALMFMTKVKGKDVGKRILSRAEGWLLRMDHFHFEFEHVSGTNNIADAASRICARRDEPQFGLNREPHELCLVTADPGAINEHLLAMTSSEVKEELLKDSELLTLIDWLEKDEKWPAEIIKYQAFHRDLFMQNGLLMKQEKIVLPIVLRSRAIRVAHLGHPGMSTMNNFLRQGLWWLGMDREIEDFVRSCPECQLVTKTNNTLPITLTDLPANPWDYVSMDFSSASDINSWKALVLTDNYSRFLVALPMERTDAEAVKRALKRIFNTYYIPKTLKADYGPPFSSYAAEPDGKWFS, encoded by the exons ATGAG GGCGTACACGGGCGTGGCGGGTCACAGTCAGCCCTTCAAGTTAACTAAGTTCTTCGTTGTCCGGGGCACGGAGTTGTCTTTGCTCGGTTTTGGCACTTCCCAAGAGCTGGGATTGATACGGTTGGGACCCCTGAGCGAAGGAGAGACGCAGTCTACTGGGGTGCAAAATGAAGGTGTATACAGCGTGAATGCGGATGTCTCGGAGTTCCCGAAGGTTAAGCTGGACCCTGTCAAATTCAAGGTGGACGAATCTGTAACGCCGAGGCAGATTATTCGCTATAACATTCCGAAGGCGTTCGAAAACGCCACCACCGAAAGGCTTCGAGCAATGGAGATCAGAAATATTATAGAGAGAGCAGACAAGGAGGATGACGTCATCACGCATGTGTCGCCGTTGGTTTTGGTGCCGAAGGGTACTAATGATTTCCGGATTGTGGTCGATTACAGAGCTGTAAACAAAGCGATCATTAGAGAGCCGTACCCCATGCCATCGCTGGAGAAGATTTGGGCAGAGATTCCAAACGGTACGGTGTACTTTTCCAAATTGGACCTTCGTGATGCTTATTTTCACATTGAGTTGGACGAGAGTGTGCGTCATTTCACCACGTTCATGACGGCAAACGGTCTGATGCGTTTCACGAGGTTACCTTTTGGACTCGCCAATGCCCCGGAGCTGTTCCAGCGCTCGATGGAGAAGCTGATGAGCAAGTGCAAGAACATAATTGTGTACCTCGACGATATTCTGGTGTATGGAAGGACGCTGGCGGAGCTGCGGGCGAACGTGGCCGTGGTCAAAGAAACTCTAGAAGGAAACAATCTCACTATAAACGAGGACAAATCCGTGTACGATCAGCAATCAGTTGAGTTTTTGGGATTCACCATTGATGGTAGTGGAATTCTACCTACGGACAAGAAAATTTCGGACATTAGGCTTTTTCAACGTTCCAGGAATACCTCGGAGTTGCGGAGTTTCTTGGGGATGATGACTTTTATAAGTCCATTTATTCCTAATTTCGCTCATAAAACGAAGCCGCTTCGGGAGCTTCTGTCTACGGAAGCGAAGTTTGAGTGGAGTGAGGAGCGGCAAGCAGCATTTGAGGCACTGAAGGATGCAGCAGAGAACGATTTGGTTAAGCGTGGATTTTTCAATGAGAACGATCCAACTGTGCTGTACACCGATGCATCACCCTGGGGAATAGCTGGAGTGCTGACTCAACAGGCGAGCGACGGGGAGGAGCGGCGGATTATTGCTTGCGCGTCGAAAAGTCTAACGGTTGCTGAGTGTCGTTATCCGCAGTTACACCGTGAAGCGCTGGCGATAATCTGGGCAATGGAAAGGTTTGCGTATTATCTTTTAGGAAGGTGGTTTACGTTGAGGTGCGACAGCGAAGCATTGATGTTTATGACGAAGGTTAAGGGCAAGGACGTCGGGAAGCGAATTTTGTCGAGAGCTGAAGGTTGGTTGCTGCGAATGGATCACTTCCATTTCGAATTTGAACACGTGTCGGGCACAAACAACATTGCTGACGCGGCTTCCCGGATATGCGCTAGGCGCGACGAACCTCAGTTTGGTTTAAACAGAGAACCGCACGAGTTGTGCTTGGTCACAGCAGACCCAGGGGCTATCAATGAACATTTGCTGGCGATGACGTCATCGGAAGTAAAGGAGGAGTTGTTGAAGGACAGCGAGCTACTTACATTGATCGATTGGTTGGAAAAGGACGAAAAATGGCCAGCGGAGATCATAAAATATCAAGCTTTCCATCGTGATCTGTTCATGCAAAATGGACTGCTAATGAAGCAGGAGAAGATCGTGCTGCCTATTGTGTTGCGGTCTCGCGCGATACGTGTGGCCCACCTAGGCCACCCGGGTATGTCAACGATGAACAATTTTTTAAGACAGGGGCTATGGTGGCTGGGTATGGACCGGGAGATAGAAGATTTTGTACGCAGTTGTCCGGAGTGTCAATTGGTTACCAAGACAAACAATACGCTGCCGATTACGTTGACCGATCTTCCCGCTAATCCGTGGGATTACGTGTCGATGGATTTCTCATCGGCGTCCGACATCAACAGCTGGAAAGCGCTGGTCCTCACGGATAACTACTCGCGATTTTTGGTAGCGTTACCCATGGAAAGGACTGATGCAGAGGCTGTTAAAAGGGCGCTCAAGAGAATTTTTAACACTTACTACATTCCCAAGACCCTGAAGGCGGACTACGGACCACCATTTAGCAGT TACGCCGCTGAACCCGACGGAAAATGGTTTAGTTGA
- the LOC119766648 gene encoding uncharacterized protein LOC119766648, whose amino-acid sequence MQQKLIGPDSYDVFWETVDALNRYFNQICDPAKERMKFREMKMSENEPFDDWVLRLEFQAKYCDFEGKQREEEFLQALLRRSIPEISSKLYESSGMLSNDLQKIISHGKHLDEIRREAAEVAKQQQNEKLGQGSGLHQEEERFKVVNAVRVGKLKAERARHDSGRQVRNYSGGQGRYRDWPMRREAWEKMSVASCSRCGRMHGPNDCAAFRVKCWNCGFWGHFAEFCKNPKQEQKGPRDRRSYPESVKEEAQRINQVDTDKP is encoded by the exons AG GTACTTCAACCAGATTTGCGACCCTGCGAAGGAACGTATGAAGTTCAGAGAGATGAAGATGAGCGAGAATGAACCGTTCGACGATTGGGTTCTCCGGCTGGAGTTTCAAGCCAAGTATTGTGATTTCGAGGGTAAACAGAGGGAAGAGGAGTTTTTGCAAGCATTATTGCGACGATCTATCCCGGAGATTTCGAGCAAGCTGTACGAGTCTTCGGGCATGCTGAGTAACGATCTGCAAAAGATCATCAGTCACGGCAAGCATTTGGACGAGATAAGACGGGAGGCGGCTGAGGTTGCCAAGCAGCAACAGAATGAAAAACTAGGCCAAGGTTCGGGTCTACACCAAGAGGAGGAGAGGTTCAAAGTGGTCAACGCGGTTCGTGTGGGTAAACTGAAGGCGGAACGTGCTCGTCATGATTCGGGTCGCCAAGTCAGGAACTACTCGGGCGGCCAGGGAAGGTACCGCGACTGGCCGATGCGGCGAGAAGCCTGGGAGAAAATGTCCGTGGCTAGCTGCTCCAGGTGCGGCCGAATGCACGGTCCAAACGATTGCGCGGCTTTCCGGGTGAAGTGCTGGAACTGCGGCTTTTGGGGCCATTTTGCCGAGTTCTGCAAAAATCCGAAGCAAGAGCAGAAAGGACCACGCGACCGCCGTTCCTATCCGGAGTCGGTTAAGGAAGAGGCTCAGCGGATTAACCAGGTAGATACTGATAAGCCCTAA